The window gtaacacttttgaaagagttttgcgattttttgtcttgtctcctTGATGATGACATGTTGGCATGTggactgttgacatggcaacaaACCAAGCTAAATCAAAGGGGCTACACGTTaaggggcgctatagagccattttcccatgtgcgttttaaaagtcagcaaatttcaaaatttttcgggcgaatgcaTTTTtataccaagtttggtgagttttggggcatgttaaggcctccgaCAAGGCGATCttaggagggaaaaaaataaaaataatcatcCCTTGGTTTttaatagggctctcgcacgtttcgtgctcagGCCCTAGTGAGACAATTTGAAGAGCACTAGAAGCAGTAAGCACGGTCATAGGAATATTAACGTCTGCCCCAGTATCAGAATTATGCGTTTCTTTTTATTACAAACACTCAGAATGCACAAAGGGCTAacatatgtgtttgtttaccaccattcacaaaaaaaactttctttGACTGCATCACCTTTTATGCATCAAAATTCCCAGAATGTTGCGCAATATCTGAACGACAACTGCGCCGAATTTTCTATTGATCTATAAATATTTATAGACACCAATCGGCTGTGTTTAACGATGCGTACGTTTTTACCACGGAGCAAGAGAAATttaatttctgcattttttAAGCGAGGTTTTGTTCAATGTCCTGCATAGTTTTGCCAGCGTCGTGGCGATAGGATCGAATCCGCTCTCACGGACGAGCCGGTTTGAGGGACTCGTTATCATACTCATTACCGCCTCTCTTATCTCGTGTAGATGTAAATCATTTACCCAGACAATCAGTGCAAACAGATAAACGACACACACATATCAGTCAATGAACTCACCGTCCGGAGGGCTGCCATCTCCTCTACGCGATGACGATAAACGAGATTATTCGTTCGTGTGGAAACAAACACTCAAAGTCAACTTGAGTTCCGCTTTGTAATACGAGACGCTGCTTAGCTGAGGTGACGGCACAAACCTTCGAGGACACAAAAATGTCCCTCAGGCTTGTTCACATTAACAGTTGACCTCActaatttatatataaatattttttttacacaatttgtgactattttttattttctctatgtttctaattaaattatttaaaatcaCAGAACTACTCTGTTGTTCCGTCTAAAAACATAAAACGTTAGCGTGTAACATGGCACAAATTAATTTTATACAATAGTTTTATAGTAATAGTGACCGGTTTTATTAACCAGGCCTCCTGTAGGAGGCGTGACAAAAACGTCAAACCTGATTGGCTCAGGAAATGAGACGTTATTCCGGGTCAAAAGGGCCACTGCTGATTGGGTGACCGGTGGGGAGTGGTGAAGATCATGTTACAGTATGGATGCCAATTTTTTTACTTCTTAAATTCAACATTAACTAgcatttaattattaaaatggCACCCTGTTAGAGAATCAAATGGCTCTAAAAATTCTAAAAATATTCAGTACTTTAGTCACATAATGCATCATTTGCATTAAAGCATCTGTTCTGCAGCCATGAGGAGGGTCAGGACTGGATCTGACTCTTGAAGCCGTAGTTGAGTTCAGCTCCTCCGCTAAGCAGCAAGTTGATCCCGGTGCAGAAAGTGGCCTCAGCAGCCAGATACAGGGCAGCCAGTCCACACTCCGTCTCAGTCCCCATACGACCCATCAGCTGTGGAGAAGGAGAACTGTGGTTactttcctgtttctgtgtgttttatgatcCTTCACCTGTTCACACAGTTGCTGCAgcatttttcctctctgtgaaaAAATGCAAATTCACTGACATTTTCCGGGTCAGTTTACAAGAAAGGAAGAAGTACAAACTTCCTTTTCCCACAGAGACTCAGCATTTAATTTTACATCCTCCATTGCTGAGACACGCTAAAGTCTCCACTATAAATAATAAAGGGCAACATAAGATTCAAACACTTTTCAGGTGGGGCcctaatttacatttaaaaaaagaggctgGTACAGAAACCTGTCCTACTGGGATCCAACAACAAGGGTGTTGTCATTTATTACCGCAATTGTCTAGCTCATTAACATGTAATAACCAAAGCTGCAGGCTAACAATGACCTACAGTGAAAGGCAGAGTTGCTGCACTACTCCTGTTAAGCTGAAACTgtagaaaataaaagcattttccTTACATACAACATGTCTGTTATTCCCCTGTAAAAACAGTACAGTACACATAGGCTACCTGTGCATTTTCTCCCATTTTAATGGCTGCGGCAGCATCTGGTGTCTGTGCTGCTAGTTCTTCCCACAGAGGCGTCATCACATTTCCTGGAGAGATGCTGCAACAAATGTCAGACACTGTTAGATATTTAGTAGAAAGTGAGttactttaatgtttttaattacTGTCTAGAGCTGCTCATGAAATTCTTCTGTGTCAAATGTAGGAGGTTTATATAATTTGATTAATGCCTCATCATGTTATATATATCATTTtccatgttaaatatttttttgccaCACAGAGTAAGAATCTTTAAGCTTTACAATCAGACGTTCACTTGACTTTTCAGAAACCAGGTTGCCTCACCAGTTTACTCTCACATTGTAGCGACTCTCATCCACAGCCATCGCCTTGGTCATAGAAATGATCGCCCCCTTGTGGAGAAAACACCACATTACAGGACACTTCTTTTCTGGCTGGGGCTTAGGAAAGAGGGACACTGACATGAACTCACCTTGGTGGCGACATAAGGTGCAGCATCTTTCTGGCCGATGGTACCCACAAGACTGGAGACATTGATGATGTTTCCCTGACGCTGTCGTAAATATGGCAACGCAaactgcaaagagagagagacgtccAGTGAATACATACATCCTTTATACATGGAGTACCGTGTGAGAGGTAATCAATAATATCAAGAATTACCAGTAGTAATAGCTTGTAACTCAGATtgagtaataataaaaataatgagtACTTGTATAAGTAGAAACATTTACTTTAGAAGCCAAGAAGTAGCTGACAAGGTTCAGGTTCAGCAGATCTCTGAACTCCTCTGCTGTGGTATCATCTGTGGATTTATGAGGAGGGTCTGAAGAGAAGaatatcaaaaaataaaaaaataaatatagtgATGAAAACATCCTTATTACCTCACTATCAAGCTCCTATAGAGAAGGAAAAAAGTGTGAAGACCTACGCCACCCAGCATTGTTGACCAGACAGTCAATGTGTCCATAACGCTCCACTGTGACTGTGATCAATCTCTGTGGAGAGACACAGGAGTAAAACGCTGACAGGACACAATGTGAGCAATAGCCTACCGTGCAAGTCATAATGAGCCTACTGTTAAACCATAAACACACATCAGTACTAAAGCAACTGAACTTTACCTTGATGTCTTCTTCCTTTGAGATGTCACACTTTACAAATTTGCATGAACCTGTCCCTCCTGTGTTCAGCTCTGCCTCCAGAGCTTCACCTGCTGCACCTAAAATGTATATGATTAATTGTAGGTTTAACTGAACGCTCATTCTGCATTGTGCTTATGTATCATTTAGCTCCAACTCAAAGcgataaagaagaagaaataacatCACTAACCTCCTCTTGCACAAAACGTCACTTTGGCTCCATtttgcactaaaaaaaaacacgcaaAAAAGTTTAGTGCGCCACTTCCGCCtccattcacaaacacactaacGACGTAAATAACCACAATCATCCTACCAAACACTCTGACAATCCCTCTGCCAATCCCCTTGGATCCTCCCGTGACAATGACAACTTTGTTGTGGTAGCGTAGAGACATGTTCTCTGATGATAGATGTGGTCGTAAAACGCCGCAAACCTGCGCTGCTGCCACACAGCGCTACTTGTTACACCGCAACAGATCGAGAAGGGATTGTTTTTGCAGGTTTTTGTGCCAACAGACCTCTTACCTTTTTCTACAACACTGTCTAATGATCACCGACTGTCACCGCTGTTTGTTTATGGGGTTCAAAGATTCACAAAACCACAGGATCTGCTCTGCTGCCTTCACGAGCTACTGGGAAAATTGGTAATTGAATTGCTTTCTCCGTGAAAGTGAcaaaaaatgtgactaaaataataataaaaaacgtTTTTTCAAAGACATCACCATACAACATTGTTTACATGGCAATACTCCTAATATGCTTCAATTTGCCCACTATGTGCAGGATATGACATTTATTTTCCATTCCGTTATGTGAgattatgagtgtgtgtgtgtacttaaatatatttaaatccTAAACATTCTGattgtgtaatttaaaaaaaaaaactgcatcttACTTGAAGTATTTGAAGGCAACAAAGTGCCAAAAAGGCCTGTTATGGGAATTGTAGTTTTTAGGCACCCTGACATGGTGCCACACAGAGAGAGTATAGACTTCATGTTGTATCTAAAATAACCACAGGCAGTTTATATTTAATATGATAGAACACGTTTAAAAGTCTTATTGCAGTTTTATTTGCCCGTTTTCAAATTTCATTTTGCACAAAgcataataaaattaaattctAATTAAAAGCAGAATCATGAAAGCAGTCAGTGGAAAAATAAATACTAACCATATGTTTGTGGTCTGACTCAGAAAATTGTAAAATGAATCTATATACtaaacacttttttcttttaaagaaaaataaattgaTGTTACATGAGAGTCCACGTTGATGTGCACACATTtgtgcaaacatgcacagtATGTTTAAGAAAGAGTAAAGGTTCAGAAAGGTTGTGGGGGGCATGAAAAGGGGGAGACGAGGCTTGAAGAAGGAGAGGGTCGAAGATTGAATTTCTGCCCCACAGCATTCCCTGAAGCTGCACTGAGCGTGAGAGAGTGCAGGGGTGCAAGTGAAGACAGTGAGTGACCTACAAACAAGCTTAACTATCTTGACTTCACCCGGGGGTGGCAGATTAACACCACAGCAGCCCCTGAAGGAGCCATGCTGCCTCCTCACCTCCTGAACGTGACACATGTGAGGGAGGGACAATTAAGAGGGCTGGCCTGGACACCGTGATGAGGGACTAGAGACACAAAGTGTcgcaggaggaggaaagggtCAGCCCTGAAAGCACCTGGAGGTGGAGGTATAGTAGGACAGTCATGGTCACTTTCTGGAGGTGCGAGAATCGGCAGTGACAGCAGGCTGACAGGTGAGAAGGTGGAGGATTTTTACTAACTGTGTGTATGGAAATCTGAGTATCAGCATGATGGAAAGTAAAATTGTAGAATAAGGGAGACAGGTCACAAAACAGCTTGAGAAGTTTTTCTCAGTGAATACCAGTTATATTAAAGTAATGGTGATGTGAACGGCAGTTCTTCAGTAAAACATCTGTTATTAAGATTacgatgttttgtttttaaggaaACTGCTTAGCAGAGGTGGAGGTTTAACTTTAGATAAGGAGGCTCATAAAAGGAAGATCCTTTCTAAAATAGTCACAAAAAAGCTGAGACATTATAAAGTTAGCATTCAATGTAGGACCTACAAACTATATGGCATTAGTCTACCAAAACTAGTGTACCCAATAAACTGTAAACTGGGAGTGTATCATATAACTAAACCAGAATGATTGATTGGTTACATTAAACCATTTGTTATATTTTAGTATTATTACCCAAATATTGGATTTCTATACACAGTGTTGTCCTTTCATACTGCATTGGCTTCTGACCTTTGTTGCCAAACCTTGATTTGTTCCCTCCAGAAGGAAACACACCTTAACTAAAACAAGATATGGACAATCAAGACAAGGGTGAAGGTAccgatggaggaagaggagatacaaaagacaaacaaaaagctgGGGACGTCAGTGATGAAGACAAGCAGACCAAAGACAAGCACAACAAGCTGGAGAAGGAGAGCAGAGCGAAGGAGCCAAGGCTCGAGACTAGAAGTCAGAACCGCCGCCTGTGTCACTGGAGGAGTGGCTGGGCTCTGACTGAACGTCTGGCTATCAACGTGTCGGGGATGCGTTATGAAACCCAGCTCCGCACCCTCGCTCAGTTCCCCGACTCCCTGCTGGGTGACCCCCAGCGTCGCCTGCGTTACTTTGACCCGCTGCGTAATGAACTCTTCTTGGACAGGAACAGAGTCTGCTTTGATGCCATCCTCTATTTCTATCAGTCAGGTGGGAGGCTGAGGAGGCCTGCCAACATCCCCCTGGACATGTTCCTGGAGGAGCTGCGTTTCTATGAGCTTGGAGAAGAGATCATTGATCGCTTCAAAGCAGATGAGGGCTTCcccaaagaggaggagaggcctTTACCCAGCAAAAAGTGGCAGCAGCGTATCTGGATGCTGTTTGAGTATCCAGAGTCCTCCAGCGGAGCCCGGATAATCGCCATCATCAGCGTCATGGTGATTGTGATTTCCATCCTCATCTTCTGCCTGGAAACTCTGCCTGAGTTCAGAAATGAGAAGGAACGGAGGGAGGTGAGGACGATGACACATACAAGAGCAACGTTGCAGATGGAGTTTAGTGGAGACAATCAGAAAGGTGAACAGCAGGCATGCTGCTGACATGGTATGCAGAGAACAGAGGGTTACACTGGAAGAAAGTGCTGACAGGTGTCACCATGCATAACATAACAAGCTCTTAGAGCACAAGGTGAAAACATCTTTATTTCCTCAGCAgcaaaggagaaagagaggagagaaaattaAGTTTAGAGACTGAGCAGAGAGCAAGCGAAGCCATTCAATAGAGAAGACACGGGTGAGTGTTTCCTGTGATTATTTTGGACATGTCATTAAATTCGATCCAGTCAGACCGAGGGGAAGGAATGGAGGGGTTGAGCAGAGCAGTTAAACCtctagtggaaaaaaaacaagagtgagGAAAGAAGAGAGCAGGTTGGATGGAGGCTTACTGTTAGAGGATGGGTACGTAGTGGAGATGCAATGCCTCTTCAGCCAGTCAGGGATGCTTGCCAGGACCAACAAGTGCATTTAGTTGAAGAGGATACTTCAAAAGTAGTGAGAAGAGGGTGAGAGTGAAAGAGCTAAGAGGAAGAGAAGTGTGATGGAAAGGAAAGGAGATGAGCAGGTCTCACGTTACCCCTCAGAGATCTAAAGTGCTATATATAGAGGAGGGACAACCCAAAGAGTGCATCAACACATAAACCAATGTCCGTATTAATAAACGCTGTGACTCATACTctacacactgaaaaaaaaagcatggaaAAGACGCTGGCAACTTTTCTGATGACCGACACAAAATGAAATTAGCCTCCTGTATCCTGGAGACGATTCTGTAGGTTCAGACCGCACTCGATGGATTTATGTTCCTTATCACTACCAACACAGCTACATCACTCCGGTACACAGATAGGCATGCTCATGTGAGAGCATTGGacacttttggacacagcacaaacaaacccaAAGCTACACGCACAGCCATCCCCACCTAATCAGTCACTCAGTCAGATCCATGTTAATACTATCAACTGACTCCTCATCTGAGCAGTGTTTGTCCCAGAATTCATCATGCAAACGCTGCAACAAGTtcataaaatatatacacacatgctcagTTTCTACAGTTCATTAGTGAGTCTGTGTTGTGTAGCTAAAACTAATATAAAAGTTGTATTCACGGCTAACGGATGCTCAGTTTCAACAACAATTTAACATTCATGAAAGGAAGATTTATTGTACCATACTGAATTATATTTAGCCTGACGTTTCTAATAAACTGAAAACTGAGCATATGAATATACAGTGTCATGGACAATATGTGCTGCATGGCAATCAAATGCTTTGAGTAACCTTATCTAACTTGTTAAAAGACACTAATGCCCACTTATTTTAAACTTGCACCTACCTCccagaaaaacacaagcagctggGTTAAACGAAGTGTCAGATGCCTGTAACACAAGCCACAGTCACATGAACGTaaggttttttgtgtgtttatatatagaGAGAAGCTGATTTATATAAAAGTctgcatggaaaaaaaataaagctggtaGAGTGAaaatggagaggagaggaaagttAGCACAGTATCACAGATCTCACAGGATCCTGATGACAGATAGTTCAAATGTGCTGAGGACAAACTTTAATAATAATCACTTCTTCTCACTGGTCAACCTCCTGTTTACTCCAGCCTTGTTTTCTCTGTTTACATTCTGTTTACTTCATTATCTCCATGGAGCTATTTACTCTTGCCCTACCTCTCCCCTTTATCctcatatttctctgtgtttgataAACACAGATGAAGGAATTCATCTTCAatcatttcatttttgtgtCTAACTActtcattatgtgtgtgttacagcaaTATACATCCATACCGCACCCCACCATAGCCAACGAAAGCATCTTGATCCCACCTGGATTCACTCCCTTCCAGGACCCATTCTTCATAGTTGAGACAATCTGCATCTGCTGGTTCTCCTTTGAACTCGTCATGCGTTTCATCAGCGCTCCGAGCAAGACGCTTTTCTTTAAAGATGTCATGAACATTATCGACTTCTTTGCCATCTTGCCATTTTTTGTCACTCTTGGCACGGAGCTGGCCAAAGACAAAGGCACGCAGCCATCTGTGTCCCTGGCCCTCATCAGGGTCATTAGGCTGGTCAGAGTCTTCAGAATCTTTAAGCTCTCTCGTCACTCCAAAGGCCTCCAAATCCTGGGCCAGACGCTGAAGGCCAGCCTGCGAGAGCTTGCCCTGCTcatctttttcctcttcatcGGTGTCATAATCTTTTCCAGCGCTGTCTACTTTGCTGAGGTGGACAGTGATGGCACCTACTTTACCAGCATACCTGAGGCATTCTGGTGGGCTGTGGTGACCATGACAACGGTGGGCTACGGGGACATGTGCCCGGTGACAGTTGGAGGAAAGCTGGTGGGCTCCATGTGCGCCATCGCAGGGGTGCTCACCATCTCTCTGCCAGTGCCTGTCATCGTGTCCAACTTCAGCTACTTCTACCACAGAGAGATGGAGTGTGAGGATACAAGGGAGTACCAGCATGTAGCCACATCGCTCTgggagaaggaaggagaggatgatgaagaagaggaagacgaggaTGGGATGGATGAAGGGCATGACTACACGGGGGATTACGCACCCTTGTACGAACAGAACAGGGGTACCTGCCCACCGCTTAATGGGACTCTTCTGACTGGGCTTTGTTCAGGACAGGCTGTTGGGAATCAGAGAGGGATAAACTTCTACCTCAAGGGACCTCTGGTCACTCAGGTCTGACATACACATGGGAAAaggagagcagaaacaaagggATGCTGGTGACAAAGCTGGCAGCATGATGCAAACAAGAACATACAACATGAACACTGAGACAAACCAGATCTGTGCCACTACAGTGACCATGGTTTACATATCGACATCATTACACTGCATCTGTTTtctcaataaataaacaagtcTTAGACTGTGCAGATAGTATTCCAACACAAAACTAGAATTGCTCCTACATACACTAAGACTATAACAACTGGAAACCTTCTACCAGGATTATATGACCCACAGTATACAATTTAACAATGAATATATCAAGTAGATGTCGCCATCTTTAATTACCTAATGAAGTGCCACAGCTTGAAAAGAACATTGAGAGTCTTATTTATTGTGTAGgagatgaaatgtattttattatttgctGGATAAAACCATCTTTCAGGTatctgggattttttttattcagagtAGCTTGTTGAATAAGCAGATTTGTACTGGACTAGTAGTCCTGGATGTCCATTCAGAGATATTTTTCTGTGCAAGTTAGAATAAAAATCCCTTGTTCAGTGAGTGCCGCAGATGTCAATACCCCGTACTTGCCAGAGTTATGGCAGAAATGCGGCACTGCGGTGTCACCCTGACGAGGGCAACAAAGAGATCGCTCATCAGTTGGCGGTGGTGCAGACAGAGTTCATGTAGTTGGCCAAGGGCCAGTTTGTGTGCTACAGAGTTACAGAGAGTAAGAGATCCAGCTCAGAGGAAACTGATCTCAGGTCAGAGGCGCGCAGAGGCAGTTGACATTTCTGTCAGTGGTGAAGCCAAAACTACACAGCATTTTAACTGAAGCAATACACACTTGATTAAAAAAGTCTTATACTGTTAGTTGTAATGTGAGTTTTAccctctgtgtatttatatgGTGAAACGCCCCTTTAGAGATTTTAACACATCTAAGGGCAAATCAGCTGCTTTAGAGTGATAAAGTCTTCTTTGGCAATCACATACATCCAAGTACACTGATTCAATGGTATGATATGTTACCtgttttttaatattctttGGTTTATGTATACCAAATGGTGATAAATAGATTATGGATATttatacatgtgtgtttattctaTAGAACTAAAAATGTTACATTATAAAGCAGTGTAAGATACTTTCAATACACCTTTATAACTTTTTTGACTGTATGTATGTGGTGTGACATGTGGTTTTGTATATGTATACGTCTCTCTTTGACTCAATAAAGGTCATATTTTATCACTCATGTCTTGTCATGATTTCTGAATTCCTTCCACATGACTCCGTGCCGTGACTCTGAGAGAATGTGATGATGCTGACAACTTTTGAAAAACATCGCAGGGCATGTGctcatatgtgtgttttgtggtagATGACTACTGTAGTGCATGAGGTCTTTGAAGTGTTCAGGTCTGGTCAGAAAGGTTGTGAATTCCAGAATATCTTCTGAGTGAGTCAGAATTATGTGGTGACGTGCAACTCTTCTGCACTCAGGCTACATGTGATGAGTGATCCCGCCTCTAGGTGTCAGAGTGAGTTTTAAAACAGGAGCGCTGCATAAACCAGAACATCCGCCTCACTGCTGAAGGTGGATTTGATTTTACAGTAACATGACACAAAAATGGAATATTGTTCATCTTGAAATAATCCTGGTTATTAATGCCATATGATCAAGATGTTATATTCACTGCATGttgtaaaaaaatgatttaagtTATTCAGAAAGTAAAACAGGCTGTTTGCAGTTAAGTTAGGTATCATGTGTGAAACATTAAGAAACCATATATAACTGAATTCATGCTTTGCTCACTTAAGCAATTAAGTTAATTAATTAATAGActgattaatttaattaataagAAAGTTTTGATGATCATATTTTCTCAAGCAGGGTGGATTCCAGCTTTTTacttgtttcattttaaatgggTTATGGACTTCAActtttttgtgttcatgttaaataaacaaaactattgatgaaataaataaaaaatataaattacatcaATAAAAATCTAGCTATATATCATAACTGTGCACCTATAAGCATaaaatattttgatattttacCAACATTTGAcaaattataatattattatttctattattaataacaataataatagcaGAACCTGAGACTTGAGAACAGGTTTACATTgagctaaaaaacaaacagagtttTGGAGCAGATAATGCCCCCTAACAGCCCGCTCAACAATGATGCCTGCAGTGATTAAGTTCCTGACCCCCCCCTGTCACCTTAGATGGTGTGATATCCCCATGTCATGTGCAGGTGgggcagctctctctctctctctctcatgctaCAGGGCAGATTAGTGCTTCATTCCTTGGACTTCATTAGCCAGGAATGTCCAGTCAATCATCACAAATGTGAATTTCACAAACCTCAACACAAGTTCAGGCTTCCACATTCAGCTTCCGACCTGCAGCATTTCACCTTTTCCCTCCACCTCACccagctcttctctctctgctctctgacgTGCAGGGAGCCAAAGCTAACGTCAGTCCATGCTTGCAATTACCCACAGTGCCCTTATGCTGTCTGGGAAGAATGAAAAGGATTGACGTCTTTCTGGCCATCTGCCGCCCTCCGATTCCTCTCCTATC of the Parambassis ranga chromosome 8, fParRan2.1, whole genome shotgun sequence genome contains:
- the kcna7 gene encoding potassium voltage-gated channel subfamily A member 7, translating into MDNQDKGEGTDGGRGDTKDKQKAGDVSDEDKQTKDKHNKLEKESRAKEPRLETRSQNRRLCHWRSGWALTERLAINVSGMRYETQLRTLAQFPDSLLGDPQRRLRYFDPLRNELFLDRNRVCFDAILYFYQSGGRLRRPANIPLDMFLEELRFYELGEEIIDRFKADEGFPKEEERPLPSKKWQQRIWMLFEYPESSSGARIIAIISVMVIVISILIFCLETLPEFRNEKERREQYTSIPHPTIANESILIPPGFTPFQDPFFIVETICICWFSFELVMRFISAPSKTLFFKDVMNIIDFFAILPFFVTLGTELAKDKGTQPSVSLALIRVIRLVRVFRIFKLSRHSKGLQILGQTLKASLRELALLIFFLFIGVIIFSSAVYFAEVDSDGTYFTSIPEAFWWAVVTMTTVGYGDMCPVTVGGKLVGSMCAIAGVLTISLPVPVIVSNFSYFYHREMECEDTREYQHVATSLWEKEGEDDEEEEDEDGMDEGHDYTGDYAPLYEQNRGTCPPLNGTLLTGLCSGQAVGNQRGINFYLKGPLVTQV
- the hsd17b14 gene encoding L-fucose dehydrogenase — its product is MSLRYHNKVVIVTGGSKGIGRGIVRVFVQNGAKVTFCARGGAAGEALEAELNTGGTGSCKFVKCDISKEEDIKRLITVTVERYGHIDCLVNNAGWHPPHKSTDDTTAEEFRDLLNLNLVSYFLASKFALPYLRQRQGNIINVSSLVGTIGQKDAAPYVATKGAIISMTKAMAVDESRYNVRVNCISPGNVMTPLWEELAAQTPDAAAAIKMGENAQLMGRMGTETECGLAALYLAAEATFCTGINLLLSGGAELNYGFKSQIQS